AGCCTTGACGGCAAAGAACGCATACATTAGGTTTCAGGCTTCATGTTGGCCAACTCCAATAATTTAAGCCAAGTTTATTCACCTTTCCAAGTTTGCAAATCATTTAAGTTGGTTTTATTACTAAATGAAtggataaaatggaaatatatataacaaaatttgaggacaagcAGTACCCTAACTAACCgcaaaattaaaataaaagaacgAAATATACAAGTTAGCAGCAcaataaaacattataaaaaaggCGGAGAAAGAGTGGACAGACGGGGCAGCAAAATCACCAGACGAATGACGACACCATAGTCAAATAACGACATACTGTTTTATCTTCTAggaaaataaaacttttgaaaacaaaaagtttcCAAGTCAAGAAAGTTATGGCCATTTTTACTAAAATGTAACTATCGTTTACTTGGCCTCATATATGCATCTACCCAAACCAATTCTAAAGTTATTTACAAGAAATTATTCCTTCCCCCAACCCCAATTTTTTCTTATACTTTTGACTGcgttgaattttgattttaaaaaatttatagaacCAAAATTCCAACTCCAACTGGAATTAGGATGAAAATTCTAGTTTTAGTTTCTCTTTGCATTTCaaagtttggaattttgattccagaattgaGAATGACGCGTTTGACAAAGTTACAATCAAAATTACAGAATTCATGAATCCAAATCTTCATGTCTTGTgctctaaaaaaatgaaaaaaaaaatccaaaattctgGAATCCAGTTACACCCCTAAGGTGAATcacaattccagaattttgaataaaaatcgAACTTATAATTCTcaaatcaaatcatttttttgataatgcaattccaatttcatcaaaaatgaaaattttattccAGATTTACAGCATCATCAAACGCCCCATATAGACCAACATCAAATAATTGGAACACCGGAGACATCCTATGAAAATAGTAGGAAAACCTTGGTGGGGAGAAATGAAAATTCTAAGCACCACCGCAAAATCCAGCTTTTATCAACAATCTACAGGTTCTGTCGTAGTGACGCAAGCACGTTCATGCAGCTTCCTTTTGAAAATCATCGTTATTAATCATGCTAATTCATTTCATCATAATTGGCATTTTGCGCATATTAATTAACATCAATAAAGATCATTAGACTCTGTGGTACATAATAAATAAGCGACAATGTTTCAACCCAATTAGCAATTTTAGCATATCTCTATTGAAAACTTCGGAGTTATGGAACTATGTAAGAAGGCAACGAGAAAAAGCGAAAAATacctaacaatttgttactaaaAGGACCACAAAAAATTGTTATTAAATCACTAGAAACCACCGGCCGCATCATAAACGGTGGTTAATACCAATTTAACCACCATTTTTTAGCAAcgctttttctattttaaatttaatcatcCGAGGCAGCATCTAATATCCGGTAGAATTGAACtgttatatttatttatgtatttatattGATAAGTACCAGGCCATTTAAAtgagggacaaaaaccagaccttttagttttgtattagaaaagattaaaaatgattAAATACATATAACTCAttaaattactttttaaaatcatattcataaggttagattgcataAACGAAACTTCGTGGTGTTCTTAATTAAATGAAGATCTAGAAGATATTCAAAACGGTAAGGAATGAGGATAGCGCTCcggctcctctctctctctctctctctctctctctctctctctctctctcgcgcgcgcgccATATTGGCGCCATTCTTCCGCCTTTCGAGCGGCTGGTAGAAGCCCTAATGTCGCGGGAGAGTTCCTCCTCTTCGCGAAGTGCTTAGTTGGTCTGGACCGGACCGCCTCCACTCACCCCTCTTCCTGTTGTAAGCTCGTTCTTCCTGTTGTAAGCTCGGACAGCCGTTCTTCTCAAGGTTAGCGCATCCAATCTTTGAATCCTCGTCTTGGTTCCGCTGCCTCCTTTCTCTTCATGGACCTCCAACTCCGTTCTGTCAATGCTGGTGACGGGTAAGTATTTGATGTAAAGAGCTGGATATCGCTTAACGCCGTTGAAGTTTGCTGTTGTTCTTGGCAGGCGCACCTGTCGCTTAGAGGGTTCGTGAGGGAAAGAAATGGAGATGTCGGTTCAGTTTCAGTTGCTGCCTCTTTGCTCTCAGAgttcatcgtcatcatcatcttcttcttcgccGCGTCTACTTCCGAAAAAATTTTGCAGGCCGTTGAATTTCTCCAAGTTCAGACAGGTTCTTTGTCTAATTCTTTTCGTTGGAAATTATTTTtatccctcttttttttttttttttggttacttTCCATTTAAGAGCTTGcctcctttttttatttgtggcTACGTTAAGTTAAGGTTGGCCTGCTGCTATTGAATTTATGGCTGCATTCTGCTTGATTTTTTCTGCTGCCTTAAGTTGTAAACTGCTTAAGAATTCAAGATGGAGTTTGCGTAGGATGGAATTCTAGGATACTGAAACGACAACAAGCTTTTGCTAATTACTATGTCCATGTCCTTAGGGCACAAATAACCATGGTTGCATTTGAACGTTGATTTGTAGTCAAGTGTTTCGGCATCATTTTCAACTTTTCCGTTCAAGTGATGTAAGTCAATCTGCTGTAACTTTCAGTATTGCGGGTAAGTAGTTCAAATGTATGGCAAAGAAAATGTGAAAGAGAATGCATCCCCTGAAGTCCCAGAAAAATTGTTGTTGTAACgtaacaaagaagagaaaggttCTAGACGAGTGGATTCATTTATTTGGAAATGGTGATTTAGAATTTGACTTGTAGATAAATCCAGACAGATGATTTTCAGGTGCTGGAGAATCAGAACATTGAGCCGCTGAAATGTAGAGCAACTATGAACTCATTTGTGACATAGTTTTCCactgtttgatttttttaaaatattgagtTATCTTTGAATTATTCAACTGCTAAATATAGAGAGAATCTAAGTACACCTATATGTTATCTAGGATATTACCTTTGAGACTATTGGGATTTCACCAAGGGAAGCACAATAAGATGGCCCTTTAGTATATCAAATTGGCACTAAAGTTCAATGGTTAATTGCTTTTATTAGGTTGTAGAATTCATTTTATTCAGGCATGCACAACAGCATAGCTAGCTGGGAATATTATATTGTGGACTTGGATGTGTGTTTGTTTAAAGAAATGAATAAATAGTTATGAACACAGAAATCTAGACCTTTTACTTTGCaagaaaaatgttcaatttttaTAACCAAAAGTCAGAACCATCATATGATAAATCACACTGAGAAGACCCTAATAAACTTGGTTTTTTACCACGTAAAATACAAGATTTCCTACAAAAATTTGAGTAAGTTCGTGTGGTAACTAAAAAACTGAATCCTTGTCACAGCTTTAAAAGAATGGGATCTTTTAGATCTTAAATTAAATGTGTTGCTATAGCTTATTTCATTGCCTGACAGTTGCAATTGTCATTTTTAGTTTATcttatatagttttttttttaacttcttttccCCTTTGTGATGCTTGATTCTTTATTTCTCTGTTTAGAGGCTTGGGGATAATCCTTGCAAGATTCTTTCTCTCTGAATAAATTATTTCATGGGTTCTtgttgcttgtgttttctttcattgtctCTGAAACTGCCTTTGCAAGAGTATCATTTTTTAGTATTCTATTGCAATTTCATTATCCTTTCAGCGTGCAAGTCAATCTTGTCTTCCCAGGAGGTCAACCAAGATTTTAAGTTACTATGGTTTGACAGCTCCCTCGTATAAActggtaatctctctctctctctctctctctctctctctctctcccccttttgtgtttgtatatgcatatgcatgagataGTGAGAGTAGATGCATAGGTACATTCAAGTTGCTAGTTCACGTAACCTTGTCTACCTCACATTCCCTCAATTTTTTGTTACTAGTCTTGACTCCTTAAATTATTAAATGACTGTGTAAGGCATTATATTTGAATGCTAATTTTATTCATGAGCAATTTAATGACTTCTTCTGTAGACCCTGTGTTAGGCTAACTTCTTTATCTATCTCATAATGACAGGATGCTTTGGAACCTTACATGAGCCAAAAGACTCTAGAAGTGCACTGGGGAAAGCACCACCGACATTATGTTGATAGCCTGAACAAGCAGCTTGAGACCAGTCCATTATATGGATATACAATGGAAGAATTGGTGAAAGTTTCCTATAACAATGGAAACCCACTTCCACAATTTAACGATGTTGCTCAGGTTATCCTGtttattttccctttcttgctccataattttatatatacgATTATTGCATAACTACACCTTAAACACCACTTTCTCGTGAACATACTTGAAGTCGTTGTGAGATAGCCTGCATGTCTTGAAAGTTCGTTTGTTAGGAATTATTTTCATTGTGGTACTTGCACTTGAATCTATGTCACATGATTACAGTTACTGGGTGTCAATTTTGCAAAGGTAActtgagtgtgtgtgtgtctatatatatatatatatatatatatatatatatatatatatatatatatatatatattcaatcatACCATCTGTTTTTATGTTGCTGCTGGTGCCTTCCTGTTTTCCAGCAATATATGCTGTTTTTCACAAATCTAATTGTACAAATGGATGTGAAAAGATCATTCTATtggataaaaaattatgaagattGGATGTGTGTGTTGTTTGTGTGTGTTTCTATATATATTCAATCATACCACCTGCTTTTATCTTGTTGCAAGTGCCTCCTTGTTTTCCAGCACTTTATGCTGTTTCTCACAAATCTAATTGTAGAAATGGATGTGAAATGATAATTCTATtggataaaaaattatgaagattGGATATGTATTCAGATGTTGTAAGGGTTTTTGAATACTATTTTCTCAGCTCATAAAATCTAATCTAGGCATCAGattttcataatcttttttctcttcctacATTTTAGAAAATTCTGCATCCATCTATGTGGTTAAATTTGTCTTAATTTGACATACTTCAATaggctttgttttaatttgagTGCATACATGTggtcctcattttttatttgttatgaaCCATGTTTTTTCCATTGCAGtttacaaaaaattgaatttgaccAAGTACTCAGTGAACATGGGCGTGAAATTTTTCCTTCCTAAAGAAACACATGTAGTCATGAAAAGTTtaattgattatttattttttcaagaaaaggaaaaggcctACACATGTCTGTTTAGGTTTCATTCAGCGATGATACTATATATTTGTGCTTTTACAATGTGAAGTTTTATGATATTTAAGAAAGGGTAACAGTCAGTGTCTAAAAACATGGTGGAGTCAACTGAGTTGATTGAGATGACTGCATGACTCGATCCTCTGCATGGTGAAATGAATGGAAAGCCCAGGAAATTGACAGGACACAGCTAAGTAATGGAATCACGAGACCACGTTAGCCAGGCTTTGGCTGAGTCAACCAAGTAACTGGTTGGCTTATACttcatatatgtgtacacaTGTATATGTGCTGTGAACATACAATTTACCAACTTGTCACTAGGCTAAACACAAAAATCCATGTACATATACTAGTAAGTAGTAACATGATTGTAGTAAAGGTGTTATTGAAATCTGTCTTAAAACTAGGCTGTGACCGAGTGACCAAGCGAGTCACAAGTGAATCCACTGCAAGTTGAGCCCTGATCAATGGGTTATCGAACCAGTTCTCTCGTGGCAGCTTTTCTCTGCTATTGAAATTGTTTGCCAGTTTTCACTTGTTTTGATACCTAAGAATTTGCAGTGGAAATGGCTAAATGTGTCTCAAAGTGGTTGGTTGTTGTGAAGCTGGAAGGAAATGCATTCGTAGTAGGTTCATGGAGGACTTCTAATTCAAACTGAGCATAGGCTAATAATATTGAATAAAGAATGTTGAAGAACGTTGCCTAACATCTCCATTAGGCAAAAGTAAATTATGAAGCTCAAACAAAGATTGGACGATAACTAAATGTAAAGATAAATATTGGCTTCTTGAGTTACTTGAGCAAGGAATAACTACCAATCTGGTAAGCTTGGCTGCATCTATGAGGCAATACTGCATgagttttttagaaaatataaaggCAAATCAGATGGAATGAATATCAACTCATGTAAGAAATCAGGACTCTCCCCTAGACAAGTAAATTTTTAGATGACCATTCTGAAGATCTGCATGAGCTTCTAAATGATTGTTGTTTCCAAAATATGTAGCCTTTTCCTCTAGCCTGTGGCATGGAGAACTAGGAAGTTGAGAAACGTCCATCCATGGTCTCTCGTTTAAGGACCATTGTAGTCTGAGACACTAGCACATTTCTTTCAAAGAGATGAGGTTACTGTATTTTATTTGATGATATATTTTGCAGTTTGAACAGCAACTCCTCTTATTGATAATGAACAAGCAGCCATGATTTTCACGTTGCCATGCTTGTGAGTGCGATTCTCTATTTCTTATTGCACCACAGGATTAAAGAATCCCCTAGAGAAATGCAGAAGCATGGAATGTTACaattaatatgttttttttttattgtagatACAAGTTAAAGGTGGTTACAAGGTCCATAGAATTGCAGCTTATTGTAGATGGGCATCTCGTTTTAGTTACTCCCTTTTGTTGTTATATTTTTGCATTCTGAAGGAAAAGTAGCATATAATTGAACCCCATCTTGCACTAGAGAGGTCTTTTTGGTCAAAATATTGAACTGCCTGAATGTTGATGAAATGTCTAAACTCATTGCAGGTTTGGAATCATGACTTTTTTTGGGAATCCATGCAACCAGGTGGTGGTAAGCTTCCAAGAGGAGGCCTTCTTTTACAAATCGACAAGGACTTCGGATCTTTCATCAATTTGAGAGAGGAGTTCCTTAAAACAGCTCTTTCATTGTTTGGTTCTGGCTGGGTGTGGCTTGTTTGTAAGTTCTCACATATAAATTTAGTTtggtaaaatttaaatatatcaaCATGTTAATTTGGGgctaacacattttttttctataaattacCTGGGAAGGCATTAATGggtttcatattcatttcatctGTCTTACAgtgaagacaaaagaaaagaagcttgCTGTGGTTAAAACATTAAATGCTGTTAACCCCCTTATCTCGGGTGACATAGTAAGCAACATCTTCCCTTCTGTTCAATTATTTTGCCAGCCATTCGTCTGAGAGGTGTAGGATTTTCTTGTCCTTGCAGATAAGACTGTTTTGTGTCGAGTATATGTCATTGTCTACATGTTCTATGTTTGAACTATTCGAGGTGGATAACATGGACAAATCTTTATCTTGGatcaaattattttatttggacCACAATTTACTCAATAATTGAATTTCTTCAATTCATGAAACCTAAGTAACATGGACTTTTCAAATACTTGTTGCATCCAAGTCATGTCAGGTGCGGCTCAAGTGCTTCTTGGGTGCAGCTACAAACAAATTGCCTTCGTTTTCATTAAATCATTGATAAAATCATAGTTTATTATTCATTAATTgctatttttgttatttacGAACACTTTCATTACTAGTTCATTGTTAGTAGAAAGTTTATTTATATCTATAGATATACCTATATATACATCATTGCTGCACCTAACTGTTTTCTTGGAAGTTGCACACCAGTACCTGCACCATGCACCTTTGTGGCATAGCATGAAATGACTGTGTGTGTAATTTTGAACATATTAATGTCAatcaagaaattgaaaagaataaatcttttccaattttttttattgaaattcaataagtagaaaaagataaattcaagaaaaaaataagggaTTTAGGTTTAGCGAATCTTAGTCTACTTTAGTaaactaaaaataatataatgttttggggtcaaaataaaagaagaaaatggactGATTATATAATACTTTAGTgcaagaaaacaggaaaaaaaatctcttcCTTCTGTCCCTTGCTcacatttttaagaaaaagaaaaattctttcTTCCCCCCTCTGAATGCTTTGCTCatgagaggaagaaaggaatGTGAGAAACTATTCCCATGCGTCAGGATTTGATTCCACAATTCCCTCTCGGTATGCTGGTTTAGTGGCCTGTCCTTCAATCTACCCCACCACTTTGAGTAGGTTCCACAATTCCATCGGTTAATCTGGAGCTTATCATTTGCATATTGGTTCTTACGAAGTTCCACAGCCTTCAGTCTAGATAAATCGCTGATGTATATCTGCATTGATAAGTCCTTTACAATATTTTACTCTTGTAAAAATTTAACTTCGTTGGTTTTAATAGAGTTTCCTTGTTCTTTTGCAGCCACTCATCAATCTGGATATGTGGGAGGTATATTAGTGAACTGGATTTTGACctcttttatttatatgttgCTGAGGTAATcgattcactttttttttttgttacttgtGCAGCACGCGTACTATCTTGACCACAAGGTGAATCATAAATCCGTGTTTGCTCTTAATAAAAATTGTGGCCCATCTGCATGCATTTGTTTCTTTCAAAGAATAGTTTCTAATGTGGTGATCAGTTTGGATTCATAAAATGGAGCATGGACATATCCTCACATGGACACTTTACTTAGCTTGTGGCTATGTGCATCCTGGGTTGACCTGATAAAGGCACTTGACGCTTCATGGACATCGTGGAACCATGATGCAGGCAATTATTCTTCTGATTTGATGGACTTGATGTCTTGAAAAATTCACATCTTGAATTTGAAGTCCGTGGAAAATGCAATGTGCTGTGTCACTTCCCACCAAGCCATTGTTGTGGGTGTAGGACCTGGTGCCAAGGAGGTGTAACCCAGGGGATTCTCCGGCCGCTCCCAAGAGAGTTCTTGTCTTTATGAGCCAATTTCTAAGTTTTGTCACGTGGAGATGCCAATTCTTAGGTTGCTTTTGTCAATCCCTTTCGGTTATGAATTTCGATGAAAGTTTCAAAACTTGCTACTGTAAACACCTGCATGAGCacctttcacacacacacacacacacatgcaccgTGTGCAGACACGTTTTTAATTGCGTATGTTTAGCCTGGTCTGTTGTATGTTAGTTTTAGCTACCATGTCTATGAAGTTTGTTCACAACCTCATGCCTTGTTTCTGCATTCATACCCATGTAACACATGTATAGCTGGAGGTTATCATGTTTAAATGTTACAAGCATGCGACATTGCTGCTAGTCCTCAAAACAGTGAATTTCTTTTCCGTCATATCCTTGAGTACTGATCGGTGACATTTCACATCTGAAACTTGACTTTGTTGTCTTGGTGAACAGAATGATAAAGAGAAATATGTTCTGACATTCCTCAATCACCTCGTGTCATGGAATGCAGCAACTTCACGTATGATTCGTGCTGAAGCTTTTGTGAATCTAGGGGAGCCTAAAGTCCCAGTTGCTTGAATTTCTTCTCGGCTGTTTTTTGTACTAGGTCTGCCTCGTTTGACCAGCTTAGAAGAAATaaattatctctctctctctctctctctctctctctctctctctctctctgtgtgagTCCACAACTTCCCATAGTATACATGGTACAGATTTTGGACGATTTAGTAAGTTGGAAATCAGAGCTCAGTCAAATCTGGTACTGAAATTTCAATGCAATTTTGGGTCCACGCACGCATATATACAACAAATAAAACTAACTAATTGTaataattgaaaagaaaaaagaaaacgatgACTTGCATTGGCCTGTCTCGTTCTCTACAAGGGTTAACACACGGATATGACTAAAACTAGTACACGTGGTTTAAAATgataattttatcatttatgttgGAAATTCATGGAATCTTACCTAAAGCAGAGATCAAAACCGGATCTGTCTTGAAGTTTTGTGAATCGCATTACATACTTAATCTGGCGGCTTCTATTCAAAATCCCGTCCGCCATGGATCCGGGTGGAGTCGTAGCCAACGGGGTGGCCCCCGACAAACTCCATCCTCAATTGGGCCCGGATTGTATCAACGGCCCGAGATCCGCCCCCCTGGGTCAACTCTAACGGGATCGATCCGAGACGGCGCTAGGTTCATAGCCGACCCGTTGATCTGTAAACGCGGGTGGCATAATCCGGTAAATTACTTTTCGAACAGGGCCATATTTAATTGCTGCTCCGTTAGGCTGCGTCTTCTCAGCTTAGCCGGTCGAGCTTATAAGTCTCTGCCTGGATTCGGTTCTTTCCGATGTGGTCCAGAGTGCATTCGAAACACGTTTAAATATAATAATCACGGTATTTTCAGATTCAAACTAAAATATAAGTCAGAGCCGTTTCTCATCCCTGCCATTAGTGCGattcttttcaatgtgaaaGAAAtgtcttaatattttttttttttaatttttttgtctgGATCCTGTACTATTGTATACGTTTTGGGTCCAAATTAACTCTTAAGCTTTGAACGTTATTTGTGTGTGGCATGCGTCCAGACCCGAATGTTAGCATTATGGATTTAGATGCACCTGCTGCATGTTGAAGAAAATTTCTTATTCTATAAAATAGTAAACGAGCACAATCTTTATcaaacaaaacccaaattttctCATGGTTTTGAACTAGTGCTAACCCGTATGATCTAGACCGGATTTCAAACGGCTATTAGGTCATTGGATCTTGGTTTTTTTATGGTGAGATTGTGATGAAGCGGCACAAACCCATAATCTGATTTGAACCAACAAGGCCTGGACTTTATCCGGTCCATCTGCAGCTGTAGAGTGGCTATGAGGGGAGCTTCTATTGCTACATTCAAATGGATCGGATTCTTGTCGAGATCTGGAACAGGACCATTACCAGATGCCATTTTCTTACCAGAGAAGCAGGGTCGAACCGGTAATCAGAAAAATGAGACCGTCGAGGCGTTGATGTGGTTTGACGGTTATCAGCCAAAAAGTTCAACACTCTTTGGCAATTATGCTAAATATTACGCGTTCTAAACGCATATTTTCCCCGTGACGGGGCGTCGACTGGCGGGCGTCCCGCCTCCCTTCCCGCCCAAATAAAAGGGCCAGACAATGGTCGAGAATATCAGTTCCGCCATCGCATTTTCTCTCCCTTGCTTTTCGCACTTCGTCTGAGACGCTAGAAATCCGCGTCCCGCCTTTCCCCCCTCTCTTCTCGGAGGCAAAATTCCAACCATTGTTCCGTCCCCACCTTTTTAGGGTTTGTACTTCTCAGTTCTCCTCCGTATTTGATTCCTCTCTCTTTTATCGGACGGATCGCTCGAAAGCCACTTGTCAGGTGGGTAATTTTCCGTCAAGTCTTTGAATTTCTATTGTCTGTGGAAGTCGAGGTCTTACTGCGTCTGGGGCCTCTTCTGTGGGTGCTAGAATTGGTTCTGGGTTTTTTTCTCTATCACTAGTTTGGAGTGATGTCTCTCTGTTAAAGGTTCaggatttcttttctttgtggaTTCTGTTGTTGCCGTCCTTGGGAATAGACTGACCTTTTTAAGATTTCTATGTGTTCTGTTGCTATATTGATGCTTATGCAGTTCCTGAGTGCCTTTTGtgcactttttatttttaatcattaTTCTCAAGTCTCCATGGATTTCTCGCAAGGATTTGGAAAAATGATGTGGTTAAGTGCTGCCGCGGCCGCCGTGGGTTGGATTTTCTGTGAATATATTTGCTAATGAGCTATTTAATTTTACGGGATTCTTGTTactgtttccatttttttctgcaatttaATTACTGTAATGTTCTTagaattgattttcattttttaaaatttggcaTGGTTAGGTTTGCTAATTAGAGGGTTTTGTTTGAGTATTGCTACTTGTCGTTATGGTAAATTAAAATTGCAATCGTGAACTTGTGGTGataagttttccttttctgtttaaGTTAAGGTTCACATGGCAATCTTAGACACAGCTGCGGATGCTGGTGATTCCCGCAGATTTTTCTTTAATCCATTTTTAGGC
This window of the Nymphaea colorata isolate Beijing-Zhang1983 chromosome 2, ASM883128v2, whole genome shotgun sequence genome carries:
- the LOC116246899 gene encoding superoxide dismutase [Fe] 2, chloroplastic; the encoded protein is MEMSVQFQLLPLCSQSSSSSSSSSSPRLLPKKFCRPLNFSKFRQRASQSCLPRRSTKILSYYGLTAPSYKLDALEPYMSQKTLEVHWGKHHRHYVDSLNKQLETSPLYGYTMEELVKVSYNNGNPLPQFNDVAQVWNHDFFWESMQPGGGKLPRGGLLLQIDKDFGSFINLREEFLKTALSLFGSGWVWLVLKTKEKKLAVVKTLNAVNPLISGDIPLINLDMWEHAYYLDHKNDKEKYVLTFLNHLVSWNAATSRMIRAEAFVNLGEPKVPVA